The Daphnia pulex isolate KAP4 chromosome 6, ASM2113471v1 genome contains the following window.
CCTGTGACGAAAAAGGTATATGCTAATCTAAAAATCagtgacaatttttttaattcatgcTTAAATCAAATAGGCGAAATGGGTGAACAAACAAAGAGTTCTTGTCTTTGCTGCACGTGGAATAACACAAAGAGATAGGCACTTGATGGTTGACTTGCGTGATATGATGCCTCACTCCAAAACAGAAAGTAAATTTGAGAGAAAGGACCCTCTATTTGTCATCAATGaagtaacattttcttttcaatttcataaatTAAGTACTAATATTCAAATAACATCTTCATGTAGATTTGTGAAATGAAGAATTGTAGTAAATGcatattttttgaaggaaggaaaaaacaagatttgtttctttggctTGCAGATGTTCCAAAAGGGCCTAGTGCTAAATTTTATATTGAAAATGGTCAGTTTATTAAAGTAATAATATGATCAGtactaaatttattattttttactagTGCACACaatgaaagaattgaaaatgactGGAAATTGCTTAAAGGGCACAAGACCATTGCTATCGTTTGACTCCAGTTTTGACACACATCCACATTGGTCTCTATTAAAGGAACTCATGACACAGGCAaggttttatttatattttcttcaggatgacataatttttttttattttaaaattttaagatCTTTTCAACTCCTAAAAATCATCCCAAAAGTCAACCATTCTTTGACCATGTTTTCACTTTTACGATAATTGAAAATCGGATCTGGTTTCGAAACTTTCAAATTCTTGAAGAGGATGGTCAGCTTGCGGAAataggtatttttattttttttccctttggtttCTAAGATTGTTGTTTAAAATGATTCGAATGTATAGGGCCACGATTTGTGTTGAATCCCATCAAAGTTTTCGATGGGAGTTTTGGCGGAGAAACTATTTGGGAAAATTCTAGTTATGTTACGCCAAATgcggtatttttaaataatcctTTTCCACTTACAACACATCCTATCAAGTTTCTTCTTTAGTATCGCCGAATGCTGAACTTACAAACAGGATTGAAGTATCGTCAGAAAATTGAGCAAAAGTTGTCGCTGGCAGCAAGACAACCGACAGGAGATCTATGCGATTTGGACCCGCTTGATGAAGAGGTTTTTGAGGACAAAAATGCAGctaaaattgttaaagaaGTTGCGAGCAATCGTGGTGaaggtgggaaaaaaaagaaaaaagagaagaaaaagaagatgaagaacccAAAAGCAACTGGCAAGAAAAGAGCTGGAgctatttttaatgaaatcttGGGTGATTCTGGCGATGAATAACTGTTGTCTTGTAAACGACGTACTGAATACAAACCGTTCTGACGCTGATATTTTCTTGAGTTCCCcttttaaataacaaagacaataaattgtttaggttaagtaatttttatttcattttattagaaataaaCATGAAAtgattacaataaaaaaaaacagacaactTAAAATGTCTTCACTTAGTGAACTGAAATCAGAAGTTTTTTATGTCTTAAGCGAGTCATTATGTGATTGGTCTGATTTCCCACTCAAGCACAGATAAAGAAGTGGTCTTGATATGTGACTCCTGTGTGTTTGTCTTTGGATTAACTCATGGTGCATGGTGGAAACagtctataaatttatttgacaTATAAGACAGACCATATAGACTGGGTGGAAAGGTGGATTGGCACTGCATCACTATACACAGGACTGCAGGACAGCGAGGACTGGGCTGGGACTAAGTGAGTTTAcacttgaaaaattaaaatacctgGTATCTGGTAACCTGGACCTGGAGTACATTAGTAATGGGTTGGACATTTGGCAATGCTGTTATTGACTGTTGGATTTTTCCTACACAGTTAGTTGATTGAGTAGTTCacagtttgtattttttgttaacatCATGGACTCTTATGAAGATATATTTGAACGAAAGAAATCAGcagtaaaatttaaagagGTATTTTTCAGActgtttgattttaattttctatacATGACTGTGTTTTCAATTCCACCAGGGTTTGATTCACGAATTGATGAAATTGTATACAACGAATCATAAGACAAAAATAGGGAATGAAGGACTCACTGCCGTCAATGAAATTATGCTTAAATTTCTCAACGAAATTGTTTGGCGTGCCATGAATCAAGCTCACAATGAAGGACTAAATAACGTCAATTTGGACCAcatagaaaaaattcttcctcAGCTTGTaggattaaagaaaataaaacattttaacagaataataacttttatttcaagttgCTTGATTTTGCATAGGAAGTGATTACGGTCGCTAGAACTGGGCTTCTCCATCTTCAAGGTTGTCTTCGTCATCCAAATAACCTTCACcattatcaaaataattactagCGTAATCTGTTCCTTCATCTATTTCTTCCTCAACATCATCTTCAATTTCCACTTTCTCATCATCTGATTTATCTTGatcgtcttcatcttcttttccatCTATCATTAAAACGTTTTATAAATTTGTGGaaattagaataaaatttGCATAGGAAACCTCCAACCCCTTCTCCTTcactttcatttgtttctttcttttcaagcttggcaaaaattttatcagggtcttcaaatttcttccttttagCATTCAGAGTGACATTTGACTTGCCAGTTGTTAACCTCTTATTGACTAATATCTTAAGTTCAGAAGGCATTCGATTCCAGAGAACAGGTagctctttttcaaaatatttgctATTGATTcttccaaaataataaatgtgaGAATAAACTATAATCATTAACTATTCACCTACTTTTTGGAGTATTGCTGAATTTATTTGATCTCATTTGTTGTATTCAAGTGAAACGATGAGCTCCTCATTCTTGTGTTCAAATCTTTTTGGGTAACCAGTATATACTCATACTCCACATCTTTAATTAATGGAAGAGTCCTGTTTTCTAAcagagaaattggaaaaaaattaagaacttTACACTGTTTCACAAATAgtgtaaataatttaattactaGAGAGGGGAATAGTGGAGGAGGTTGAGTAACAGAAACTGGACCTGCTTCACCTCTACCAAATCCCAATTGCTCAATGTTGAAGGAAACCGCATTTCCTCTCCCTCGTCCTCTTCCAACCATGAGAAGTTTATGagtaattgaataattgaCTTTCAAGAAACGTAACAGATGTAAACTGTGTTCAAAATCTATGGTCACACGACTAAGATTAGAGTCGAGGACTTTACAGTTTCGTCTGCAATATTTTACGTATGCTGAgttgccaggtctggaaaAGGTTAAATCTCTCAACAGcttcagagctatagaatactggtagGAGTGGTAGCGCCACTGCCATGTTAACTCctcctctcggaaattttttGGGCTGAAGCCAACTTTACGAATCGATAGTGAAAATCGGAACTAAGATATCGATCTCGCTCCTTGCAACTCCTCCACTTTTCTCTCCATTCCTATACCCTACTTTCATATCAGAACCGGAAAAGCGAGAGCGGACTCCGAGATGGATGTtcagaatttattatttgatttgctgGAGATTTAGTTGCAGAAGCCGCAGCCAGACCCGGATACGGCAGCAAATGTCAAAATACTCGAAACAGCTAAAGACGGAAGAAACATGATCTGCCATTCGAACTTGCCGCTCCTTTTGACTGATTGGGAGGGGGTTCTTCTTTCCTGGCAACAGGTAGCCACACTAATTTCTAACGTTGAAACAGCCAAAGCCATTCGTGACTATCATATCAAActaaaaatcaacatttttgttgattataGTTTCGTGCATCCACGTCCAAAAAAAAGatcgttccgtttttctttcatattttatcGCTCTCATTTTCGAAACTTgtaaacgaaaacgaaagtcaagcagacgacactaatattctaattagtttaagatatcgatcgaATTTGCGTTCCTACTTCCTAGTTCCTAGTCTTCCTACTGAATACTGAATGGATTGGATAGTGAATTTTTCTAACTTTCTACTCTCTGTAAATTCAGTTGAGAATATTTctgtcaatttcattttcgataTGCTCAAACATAAGACGGATTTCTTTGTAGCTATATTATGATGCGTTCATGCGTAATAGAAAAGCGAAGGAACTGAGAAGGGGGTGGGGTGTATTATTTGCTGGGTAAATCAAACAATATGAGCCCTGAATGTCAGAAATGTGTATCGCATTGTGAAACTACGTCTTTTGCGCCAAAAGGCCTGAGTACGacttgaaaatattattatttccttggTTAAATTGAAGCAAAAAAAGATACATACGTTCAATTGTCTATGTATAAGGATGCAAGGATAGAATGGCAGAGGGAAATGACGCGATAGTATCGTGTCACGACCTTCATTTTTCTCACACTCTCTTGCCATCAAAGCCATTCGACTGATTCCCCCACTAGCCCTATAAAGAACTTTTGCACCAAGTGACCTTATCATCATATTTGTGTTTCTCAggctccctttttttattcgtcttgCTATCTATCGAATTTCTGGGGTTTATAAATTAGAGAATCTAatatgtttctgtttttcattaaaatataaGCACCGACTTCCCTCTGAACTCTGTCTCATAGTATCtccgttcttctttttcatccgcATGACGTAATAACATATCAGAGGTCAGCATCAACTTTCATCTTTGACAAtctcttatctttttctttatttggtcCAACATTTAAAGGCGGGGACCGCCGACGTATATCAAACATCAGACATCACAGAGACGTGATTGATGTTGTATACCGCATATTAGCTACTGCTGCTACTCTACTACTAGTCGGTAGTTTCGATCATTAAAACGGTATAGAGTTTATGGACTCTAGACACATATCACTGTACTACACTatactttcttgtttttgtttttttatatacccTCGAGTTCATCTTTTAACTCATTTCGGTGCCTCTATGACTTTGTCTGAGATAAAACGCGACTCGTTTTTCCCACAGATTGATAAggaatttaatattaattacgattaaataagaataaataataaagataGCTATTACACACAGGATATTATTTTATCAGAAAGTTTATTCGATGTtatgaaattaattatatgAAAAGTATTGATGTTCAAAGTGGTTTTTTCGTTAGGGTGATCTTGAAATTCGGACGACGCCACGTTGGATTTACCACAACTTGCCTCCTTACCAAGTTTGTAAAGTATTTCGACTGGGCAGTAGAACGCCAGATGGTTCCTGGTAAAGGAAGGTCAATTCTAGATTTTAGATTGATATAAAAATCACGAATTGTTTTTGCTGTATCAACACTAGAGATCAAGTAGCAAACCTTTTCCCAAGAAAGAAGCGTGGTTTCCCAATCGCTCAATATCAGCGGCAAGTTTGCATGGCAAACAATGTTGCGCCCGTCCTTGGCTGTTTCGATGATCTGCACATTTGTTGCCATGTCTGGGTGTTGCGGTTGTAGCAACCATTCTTCGAGTAAGtcaaaaaacaagttttggcAATCGATTTCTGAGTTCGTTCTGATTGCGCCTTTTCGTCTAAGATGTTCAGACCGCAGAGCTGGTCCTAGGTTTTTGACCATACACTTGTAGAGTGCCAGCTTTATCCTGATGGCTTTTAAATACTGTGCCCTGGTTAGAtcgctttgttttttaagtccTTGATGCACGAAGTCTGGTTTAGTGAAAGATTCAAGAACGATATCCATTGGTGTCTTGGAGCCAGAGATGAGCTGGTCGTAGATTTGCTGGACGGTTGCAGCTGTGGCGTGCGcatcaatcatttttaaaagttcgATCCACGATAATAAATAGGACGCCCAGTTTAAAGCAACTTCATCAAAATACCCATGAGCCACAGCTACTCTTCCCTTTTGAGACATCTCCAAGTGTGTCAAATCCGACGGTTCATTCTTTGTAAACTCTCTAAGAAACGCTGtgttgaaaaagggaaacatgaCCAtgctttgaaaatattctaaattctatgttttcaaaacggaaacacaaagtttaaaaaatggagtaaatttctttttctcatttttacctTCGCGCCACTTTTGACATTAAACCTAATAAACGCCCCTCATTAAACGACACATGATTTAACTAAACATTGCGttaagaaaaggtaaaaatgttaactttttGCATCTCTTTGGCGggatgtaaaaaacaaacattttgaaacatcaacaaatgaaataagtaTATATCGCGTGAATTGGTTTGATAATCAAGTTTATTGCAAACCTTATCTTTAGTTTGAATACATCCTAGCAGAAAATTATCAACGGCTTGTTTCCTCCAAATTTCACACAGCGGCGGTAGAATAATTATTCAACATATTTAATAAAAGGCCCATGCCACTCATTTGATATGGCTGCGATGGGTATTGAACTCGGGACTCCCGGGTCCCAGTCCGATGCTGATCCACTGTGCTATTCTAGATGTATATAGAGTCCTTCACAATCATGGCATATTAGACGATGGGCGTTGGGaccattgaaaatttttccgaATATCCAAACATCACTTCCAATTCGCTTCGTAGCACccatcacacacaccacacaaatgaattaaaaaacattatgtgAGCCATTTGGCGACACACTCGATGCATAGATATGCTTAGTCAACTATATCGACGGACAAACTAGATGTATAGGCCATTTCACGCACCGTGCCTATGCACGTTACGTATGTTTAGGCAATACGCATACATATAGCATACGAAAGAAACAGTACCTaatgaaaagctttttttacaCTAATTGTATTAAAGTATGTTGACTGATAGTACTTTTGGGACTTAAAGTACTTAATCTCTTGAATCgtagttatttgaaaaagttgtttatgGCTTTCTTGAAACTATGTTTGGAATTGTCCcctcaatgaattttttttatctaataaaatgaatataaagAGGATGCAGAGGATTAGATTTTTACCAAATTAAGTATAAATGCATTAGCTGCAAATTAAGGTATTCAACtttaaagttaattcatttatttatgtagataaaattttgtaagaatttcgagaaatatgcaaataaggGGAGGGATAACAAGGCCATGGCTTCCAGCATAGCCTGGGGTTCTTTCGGGGCGGTtaggttaaaaacaaaaagaaaacaaatgtgtttgGTTGGGgggaatcatttttgtttcgaaaaaaatttctaaacatcGTGTGTCGGAGGAGGTGACAAACAAGTCATGTTTAGATATAGCAAAACATTAGTTTCCTTTTAGAACACAGCGTTTcttagagagaaaaacgtcGAATCGGCCGTTCTACGATCGACGAGAGTTTTGATGAATTCATAGGAATCAACGACTATTGACTTGGGGTCATTCAGTAATTTTTTGGTTACAAAGTTCCATAAGGCGGGACCCAAGTGAAGCGACAGAATGCAAAACAAGACATAACACATGTCTATTGCGGCATTTTCTTCATACATCGACATCGGGTTAAGCGGCTGGTAAGGCTGGTGATGAACTTTCCTTTTTCGAATCAATTTGAGCCTTTGCGTTATGGTAAGTGGCTTGAGGTGTTTTCTTGCTTTTTTATAATTACCCATGATGCGAGGTTTATAACGAGGTTTATATTAATTCTTAGATAACAGAAATCATATAATTTAAAGCATCACATGATCAATATGGTGTACTCCCCTATTATATAACTTCTTAAGTGAGGGCATGGACGTTCGCACTCGTAATTCGCCCCCATACATTTTGATATAACTTCATTTGTAATCGAATAACACTCATgttagttttattttcgtaAATGTTAGTATTTTTCGCAagttgttcaattatttttaacataATTTGAGTTTATTTCTAAATGTTATAGTCAGTTTTTCTGACTGACACACAGCAGAAAGTACCGAAGTAGACCATTGGCTCACATGCTGATGCAATCGCAGCAGCTTATTTGATTGGACTGCATACGGTGTGCCCAAAAATAAGgtttatttaactttaaaaataagtttaaaagttaaacaataaagaacaatattcaaaattaataacctttccgaaaataaaaataacattggcGTAATTCAGTCATATATGTACGAGTAATAAGTATATAAATGGTAACGATTAACATTAATTGTGTGGAAGCCAGTAAGTGAGTTGGATAAGGCGTCGCAGGGTGCTCGGGGGGCACCTCGGGATCCGAGTTCGAATCTCCTGGTGAGTGTAAAATGCAAAAGTGTAGCTCGTCAATGGAATGGATGGTCGTTGGCTTCTTCGGAAGCGAACGAGGGTGCTCTAGTATCTGTGGAACTATTGCATACGAATCATGGCTCAAAACATACATACAATGTCCGGTATCCGCGGTATATTGCATCATATGTGATAGTCTCCTAGTTGATCAATGGAATCCATGGTAATCCTTGGTCATACTGGCAGCGTTAGGATGGCCGGAACGTAGTTCCAGCCGAGTTGAATCGGATGTTGATGATTGCTAACTTTGATTGGGAGATTCTTCGGAATCCCATTATCGTCTACGTAGGCGATACTAGCGAACACCTCTTGcattttcttccccttttatttctattctataattaaatttttacacaCCCGGGGTGTTACATAAGggacttgtttgtttgttacgGTTTTTAATAACATAACCTGGACATATTAATAACATAAACTGGAtaaacagtttttcattaattacgggagaactaattaagtaaatgaaattatttttgttctggtcgcaccgcatattttttctctaatttttaagaccaaaaagtctgaaatgtGTCGTAAAAAgcccgagctatggagcgttacatacatacactgtaggcagcgtacgtacgccgcaaggtacccgaagggattggaatttaaattaaatttaattttaccaataaatatAAAGTTACGACAAATATGCAGGCATCCGTTATTGGGGTTGCAAGGTTCCCGttggaatattaaaaaaattaattaatatctCAAAGTTTTAAGTAAATATATATGCAGCTTATACTAACTCCGTGCGATTAATTAATGTCTCAAAGTTTTTAGTAATATATATGTAGCAAATAATACAAACACCCTTGCGACTTTGGTGCTGCGGGGCTGGAGCCCCGCCGCCCCACGCCACACGGGGACGGGTCTTTATTTAAAGCTCATATTCTCTAAATATCCATTGAGATATTGAAATCCTGAATCAATATTGAATGAGATATTAGAATCCTGATTTAATATTGAATGCGATATTAATACGCCTCGTGGCGGGGCAATCCGCAAACGGTTGAATTATATGAGCCCCGTCACCCTATGTcgtaataaatttttactttgcaGTGACGGTAGAAATTAAGTTTGGTGGAATTGTGCCCATAACTAGGCCTAGTTATCAGCCTAGAGATAAAACTATAGGCAGAAACTTTATAAATGATTGGATTTCTCGTTTAATCCTATCCTATTTCAAGTAACGTTTacttttaatattatttatccCTGCCATCTGTGTTATCGTTTGTTTATCCCTCCCATCTGTGTTATCGTCTGCTATAACAGCTACTGAAATTCTGTGAACAAGTAGCAATTTCTCCGTCTGATCAAACGCCTGAATAGATTTCagccaaattttcagaaaagatGTAAAATATCCTCAGCTACGTAGTAGAGttattgaaatgtaataaaaatgttgattacaatcaataattgtaaaaaactAGTGCATCCATCTATGTAGTGTTACGAGAACTGCAAAAAGCCATCTGTGTAGTGTTACGAGAACTGAGGGTGCCCATGTAAAAACCATACCAATGTAAACCATACGgcaaacgaaactttgaccagtaacccttcgggtaacatacagacaaagtgacatggcttttttttctgcgtatgcgattattagcttcgcccttcgggctcgcaataaTCTATAAAACTTTGCACAGTAAACTTCTTATCAATCCATCACATCATTTTAAACACAGAGTATATTCATGGTATATATTAACATTGGTCAAGATGGCAACATTgagtcaaaaaataataataaaaaaaagggcgtccctaaactgcgaaagcgaaacgcgaaacgcctaaaatgcgaaacagctgtgcgaaacggacccaaaagttgggaccctgtttcgcattttagtcttTGGGTCCGTACTAAACTGCGAAATCGGTGTGTGGGAAACGTCGCAGTGTAAAGTGTAAACGTcttggtagcagacgacaatggacgccgtcaacaaacaaattgttaagagtttcaaattttcgagaCTTCGAGTTTCGCGCACCTTATGGCTGGTCCGCTGgtctatttgtgtgttgaccATGAAATCATGAATACGAAATACCTTGAATGCAATATGCAATAggtgtttttaattagaagattggtataaaaaaattaatggaactTCTCGTTTCCATGTATCAGTATCAATCAGATtaacattcttaattttaaggaaagttttagctgattaaattttagcttgatttggaacatggtagctttgatttttagctTGATATAAGGCACTCATACTGTTATGGCCGATTCTTTCTTTGTGCACGTACCTACTGgttgatttaaattatttaatgtaatgtataaTCCCTGGGCCATtacctaatattttattatttaaaaatatcaccatAACGTGCTGCTCTATGTCTTTCATTAGTTTAATAATCGTAAAATGCGCATTAAAACATACAGGGGTAGTggcgaagaaatcgaatttgattgccccccttcctcctttaaTGCCTCATCATAGCgggagacaatgaaaaatggcggcaatctccgtcaatttggacctctgtggagaaaaggaaaactttttgtttcgcaagaTGTTTCGCTCTCTAGTATGCCCTCCGGCATTTGGTCCCGCGAAACGGtcccaaaattttggtccgtttcgcacagcttttccgcattttaggcgtttcgcgtttcgcgtttcgctttcgcagtttagggacgcccaaaaaaaatctaggTTTGGGTTACCATGACAACACCAGGCAAAGCTGCCATTTAGCAAAAAAGCCTCGTCATAAGGAGGTGCATACAGTCCGTTCTAGTTGTTTTCACTTTCCAACAAAGTCGTGAATTCGATTCTTATATTTGAATTACAGGTTCTGCAAGAGCGAAAAGCTGATCATCGCATTCGCATGGCTCAAGAAATtgcacaaaaagaaaacaagacatCTCCTACTTCCGCAGACGTTGATGACAATGTCGATTtgattgcgagcccgaagggcgaagctaataatcgcatacgcagaaaaaaaaagccatgtcactttgtctgtatgtatgtatgtatgtaacgctccatagctcgggcgttttacgacacatttca
Protein-coding sequences here:
- the LOC124195388 gene encoding ribosome biogenesis protein BRX1 homolog, which produces MMAKRKKSTIMPESKDNKIEETALPLVRTSDEPVTKKAKWVNKQRVLVFAARGITQRDRHLMVDLRDMMPHSKTESKFERKDPLFVINEICEMKNCSKCIFFEGRKKQDLFLWLADVPKGPSAKFYIENVHTMKELKMTGNCLKGTRPLLSFDSSFDTHPHWSLLKELMTQIFSTPKNHPKSQPFFDHVFTFTIIENRIWFRNFQILEEDGQLAEIGPRFVLNPIKVFDGSFGGETIWENSSYVTPNAYRRMLNLQTGLKYRQKIEQKLSLAARQPTGDLCDLDPLDEEVFEDKNAAKIVKEVASNRGEGGKKKKKEKKKKMKNPKATGKKRAGAIFNEILGDSGDE
- the LOC124195391 gene encoding centromere protein X-like — protein: MDSYEDIFERKKSAVKFKEGLIHELMKLYTTNHKTKIGNEGLTAVNEIMLKFLNEIVWRAMNQAHNEGLNNVNLDHIEKILPQLLLDFA
- the LOC124195389 gene encoding DNA-directed RNA polymerase III subunit RPC7-like isoform X1: MRSNKFSNTPKKLPVLWNRMPSELKILVNKRLTTGKSNVTLNAKRKKFEDPDKIFAKLEKKETNESEGEGVGDGKEDEDDQDKSDDEKVEIEDDVEEEIDEGTDYASNYFDNGEGYLDDEDNLEDGEAQF
- the LOC124195389 gene encoding DNA-directed RNA polymerase III subunit RPC7-like isoform X2; translated protein: MIIVYSHIYYFGRINSKYFEKELPVLWNRMPSELKILVNKRLTTGKSNVTLNAKRKKFEDPDKIFAKLEKKETNESEGEGVGDGKEDEDDQDKSDDEKVEIEDDVEEEIDEGTDYASNYFDNGEGYLDDEDNLEDGEAQF